The Urbifossiella limnaea genome has a window encoding:
- a CDS encoding cytochrome c biogenesis protein ResB translates to MTPTTVEPAPASEPRPGRQPHDYALLALKGLASLRLTVWLFGFAVALVFFGTLAQMDNGIWTVVDQYFWSYFVWVPSDLIRQFCSVFLAEWVSKDARWGGGFPLPGGKLLGGAMLLNLIAAHMVRFRLTWKRSGVILIHSGLILLFVGEFVTREFAVEQRMTIDEGGSANYAEDSRHVELAFVTPDGDKDKVVVVPQSLLQGGGKVSDPALPVDVQVTKYMANSSLLRAAETKEPNPATAGLFGKMFVAIPKGEESGVSTESKVDMPAAYVTFFRKGTGDSLGTFLVALRFSLQEQQDELTVDGTKYQFGMRFARYYKPYSLELIKFRFDRYLGTEKAKNYSSRVILRDPDQQLERDVTISMNDPLRHRGETFYQSNFDHTTEKTTVLQVVKNPGWLIPYVSCVVVSAGLLLHFGIYFSQFLTRRAAV, encoded by the coding sequence ATGACTCCGACCACGGTCGAACCCGCCCCGGCCTCCGAGCCGCGCCCCGGGCGCCAGCCGCACGACTACGCCCTGCTGGCACTCAAGGGGCTGGCGTCGCTGCGCCTCACCGTCTGGCTGTTCGGCTTCGCCGTCGCCCTCGTCTTCTTCGGCACCCTCGCCCAGATGGACAACGGCATCTGGACCGTCGTCGATCAGTACTTCTGGTCGTACTTCGTGTGGGTTCCCTCCGACCTGATCCGGCAGTTCTGTTCCGTGTTCCTCGCCGAGTGGGTGTCGAAGGACGCCCGCTGGGGCGGCGGGTTCCCGCTCCCCGGCGGCAAGCTCCTCGGCGGGGCGATGCTCCTCAACCTCATCGCCGCCCACATGGTCCGCTTCCGCCTCACGTGGAAGCGGTCGGGCGTCATCCTCATCCACTCCGGGCTCATCCTCCTGTTCGTCGGCGAGTTCGTCACCCGCGAGTTCGCCGTCGAGCAGCGGATGACGATCGACGAGGGCGGCTCCGCGAACTACGCCGAGGACTCGCGGCACGTCGAGCTGGCGTTCGTCACGCCCGACGGCGACAAGGACAAGGTCGTGGTGGTGCCGCAGAGCCTGCTACAGGGCGGCGGCAAGGTCAGCGACCCGGCCCTGCCGGTTGACGTGCAGGTGACCAAGTACATGGCGAACTCGTCGCTCCTCCGCGCGGCCGAGACGAAGGAGCCGAACCCGGCCACCGCGGGCCTGTTCGGCAAGATGTTCGTCGCCATCCCGAAGGGCGAGGAGTCGGGCGTCAGCACCGAGTCGAAGGTGGACATGCCGGCGGCCTACGTCACGTTCTTCCGCAAGGGGACGGGCGACAGCCTGGGGACGTTCCTCGTCGCCCTGCGGTTCTCGCTCCAGGAGCAGCAGGACGAACTGACGGTGGACGGCACCAAGTACCAGTTCGGGATGCGCTTCGCCCGCTACTACAAGCCGTACAGCCTGGAGCTGATCAAGTTCCGCTTCGACCGCTACCTCGGCACCGAGAAGGCGAAGAACTATTCGAGCCGGGTCATCCTCCGCGACCCCGACCAGCAACTCGAGCGCGACGTGACCATCAGCATGAACGACCCGCTGCGGCACCGCGGCGAGACGTTCTACCAGAGCAACTTCGACCACACGACCGAGAAGACGACGGTCCTGCAGGTGGTGAAGAACCCCGGCTGGCTGATCCCCTACGTGTCGTGCGTGGTCGTGTCGGCGGGGCTGCTGCTGCACTTCGGCATCTACTTCTCCCAGTTCCTCACCCGGAGGGCCGCGGTATGA
- a CDS encoding DUF971 domain-containing protein, whose product MATAASPTALRREGDGLRIDWADGASTFTAWRTLRKACPCAACTEDGKKPPDPFRVLTPQEAAAGPPAPTAMRPVGRYAYQIEWNDGHDTGIYPLELLRRLGEMTNSQ is encoded by the coding sequence ATGGCGACGGCGGCGAGTCCGACGGCACTGCGGCGTGAGGGCGACGGCCTCCGCATCGACTGGGCCGACGGCGCGAGCACGTTCACCGCGTGGCGGACGCTCCGCAAGGCGTGCCCGTGTGCGGCCTGCACCGAGGACGGCAAGAAGCCGCCGGACCCGTTCCGCGTGCTGACGCCGCAGGAGGCCGCGGCCGGGCCGCCGGCGCCGACCGCGATGCGGCCCGTCGGCCGGTACGCGTACCAGATCGAGTGGAACGACGGCCACGACACGGGAATTTACCCACTAGAGTTGCTACGGCGGCTCGGGGAAATGACCAATTCCCAATGA
- a CDS encoding Mrp/NBP35 family ATP-binding protein, with translation MNPQAPPKLSLPGVKHVVAVASGKGGVGKSTVAANLALALRMAGQKVGLMDADIYGPSVPIMFGLGTVNPQTTPFPLEKYGISLMSMGFLVDPSQAVIWRGPKVAQAVQSFLGQVDWGQLDTLVIDLPPGTGDAQLTLSQSAPLTGAVIVTTPQDVSLIDARKGVKMFQEVRVPVLGVVENMSYFVGDDGKRYDIFRSGGGRRLADEIGVPLLGELPIDPRIAECGDAGEPFVRKYPDAPVSAAYAALAKRVIDELANPVTGLPEVVL, from the coding sequence ATGAACCCGCAAGCTCCCCCGAAGCTCTCACTCCCCGGCGTGAAGCACGTCGTCGCCGTCGCCAGCGGCAAGGGCGGCGTGGGCAAGTCCACCGTCGCGGCCAACCTGGCGCTGGCGCTCCGCATGGCCGGCCAGAAAGTCGGCCTCATGGACGCCGACATCTACGGCCCGTCCGTGCCGATCATGTTCGGCCTCGGCACCGTCAACCCGCAGACGACGCCGTTCCCGCTGGAGAAGTACGGCATCAGCCTGATGTCGATGGGCTTCCTGGTGGACCCCAGCCAGGCCGTCATCTGGCGCGGCCCGAAGGTGGCGCAGGCGGTGCAGTCGTTCCTCGGGCAGGTCGATTGGGGCCAGCTCGATACGCTCGTGATCGACCTGCCGCCCGGCACCGGCGACGCGCAGTTGACGCTGTCGCAGAGCGCCCCGCTGACCGGCGCCGTCATCGTGACGACGCCGCAGGACGTGAGCCTGATCGACGCCCGCAAGGGCGTGAAGATGTTCCAGGAGGTGCGGGTGCCGGTCCTCGGCGTGGTCGAGAACATGAGCTACTTCGTCGGCGACGACGGCAAGCGGTACGACATCTTTCGCTCCGGCGGCGGGCGGAGGCTGGCCGACGAGATCGGCGTGCCGCTGCTCGGCGAACTCCCCATCGACCCACGCATCGCCGAGTGCGGCGACGCCGGCGAGCCGTTCGTGCGCAAGTACCCCGACGCCCCCGTGTCGGCTGCGTACGCGGCGCTGGCGAAGCGAGTCATCGACGAGCTGGCCAACCCGGTGACGGGGCTGCCGGAAGTCGTTCTCTGA